A section of the Caldanaerobius polysaccharolyticus DSM 13641 genome encodes:
- the rpsT gene encoding 30S ribosomal protein S20, whose product MKFLANTKSAKKRIKVTKVKTLRNRRVKNLVKIAIKDFMNKLNSGDVASATEAYKNAVKVLDKAVTKGVLHKNNAANKKSKLALKLNKMSNASA is encoded by the coding sequence GTGAAATTTTTGGCAAACACTAAATCAGCAAAAAAGAGAATTAAAGTAACCAAAGTTAAGACGTTGAGGAATAGAAGGGTTAAAAACTTAGTGAAAATAGCAATAAAAGACTTTATGAACAAGCTAAATTCTGGCGATGTAGCTTCAGCTACAGAAGCATATAAAAATGCCGTAAAAGTTTTAGATAAAGCTGTTACAAAGGGCGTTTTACATAAAAACAACGCCGCCAATAAGAAATCAAAACTGGCTTTAAAGTTAAACAAAATGTCAAATGCCAGTGCATGA
- a CDS encoding phage holin family protein, with protein MLGAIVRFIVSALVLLVISYILPGFKVAGFWGALIAAVVISVLGWVVESIFGDKISPQRRGIVGFIVAAVVIYASQFIVPGSISVSLLGALIASLIIGVVDAFVPTELR; from the coding sequence GTGTTAGGCGCTATTGTGAGGTTTATTGTCTCTGCATTGGTGTTGCTGGTGATTTCATATATTTTGCCTGGGTTTAAAGTCGCAGGCTTTTGGGGTGCACTGATAGCAGCTGTTGTGATATCGGTTTTAGGATGGGTTGTTGAAAGCATATTTGGCGATAAGATATCTCCTCAGAGAAGGGGGATAGTGGGTTTTATAGTAGCGGCAGTTGTTATCTACGCATCACAGTTTATCGTGCCTGGTTCTATAAGTGTTTCATTGTTAGGTGCTTTAATAGCGTCATTGATAATAGGCGTAGTAGATGCTTTTGTCCCCACTGAGCTGAGGTGA